In Raphanus sativus cultivar WK10039 chromosome 5, ASM80110v3, whole genome shotgun sequence, the following proteins share a genomic window:
- the LOC130512613 gene encoding rho GTPase-activating protein 4-like, with translation MLDPLTALVYAVQVMNFLKTLIVKTLKERKESRYRLVQASNPGPRDESGDQRSRQLLHLMEANKEEAVDTVEVEMKDKEESEEEEYADGWEEKRKRKMERTMSTSSIVGRVNYRVELFEAWRRKKGLHSFMFLIQLWDFLDFGFVGGLLVYQEMLHVCI, from the coding sequence ATGTTGGATCCACTAACGGCTCTAGTGTATGCTGTGCAAGTCATGAACTTTCTAAAGACCCTTATTGTAAAGACGCTTAAAGAACGGAAAGAGTCTCGATATAGGTTGGTTCAAGCCTCGAACCCGGGTCCTCGGGACGAGAGTGGTGATCAGAGAAGCAGACAGTTGTTGCATCTCATGGAAGCTAACAAGGAGGAAGCTGTAGATACTGTTGAGGTCGAAATGAAAGACAAAGAagagtctgaagaagaagaatatgcaGATGGTTGGGAGGAGAAGAGGAAAAGGAAGATGGAGAGGACAATGTCGACTAGTAGTATTGTTGGACGTGTGAATTACAGAGTTGAGCTTTTTGAAGCTTGGCGAAGAAAAAAAGGATTACATTCATTCATGTTTTTGATCCAACTTTGGGATTTtcttgattttggttttgtggGAGGGTTGCTTGTGTATCAAGAAATGCTGCATGTCTGCATATAA
- the LOC108861249 gene encoding salicylate/benzoate carboxyl methyltransferase, with amino-acid sequence MDSRFNETVPSLRYIDEKSDDEYAFVKALRMTGGDGANSYSANSRVQRRGILMAKPVLVKNTEEMMMFLNFPNYIKVAELGCSSGQNAFLAIFEIINTINVLCQQSNQNPPEIDCCLNDLPENDFNTTFKFVPSFNKELMITNQASCFVYGVPGSFYSRLFSRNSLHLIHSSYALHWLSKVPEKLENDNVFITNTSSQSAYKAYLNQFQRDFTMCLRLRSEEIVSNGRMVLTFLGRNTLNNDPLYRDCCHVYSLLSESLHDLVFEGLVSKSKLDAFNMPFYDPNEQELKEVIRNEGSFEINDLKTHGFDLGHSNEEGHRNYEVAGYNEAKTIRAVTESMLVAHFGEDIIDILFDKYARHVTQHSSCTNKTSVTLVVALTKK; translated from the exons ATGGATTCAAGATTCAACGAAACCGTTCCTTCCCTGAG GTATATTGATGAAAAGAGTGATGATGAATATGCATTTGTGAAAGCTTTACGTATGACTGGTGGAGATGGAGCCAACAGTTACTCCGCCAATTCCCGTGTTCAG aGGAGAGGTATATTAATGGCCAAACCGGTCTTGGTTAAAAACACAGAAGAAATGATGATGTTTTTAAACTTCCCTAACTATATCAAAGTTGCTGAATTGGGTTGTTCTTCGGGGCAAAACGCATTTTTGGCTatctttgagatcatcaacacCATCAATGTGTTGTGCCAACAATCGAACCAAAACCCGCCAGAAATCGATTGTTGTCTGAATGATCTTCCAGAAAACGATTTCAACACAACGTTCAAGTTCGTACCATCCTTCAACAAGGAGCTCATGATCACAAACCAAGCATCGTGTTTCGTCTATGGAGTACCAGGTTCCTTCTACTCTAGGCTCTTCTCTCGAAACAGCCTCCACCTTATACATTCCTCGTACGCTCTCCATTGGCTCTCTAAG GTCCCAGAAAAACTCGAGAATGATAATGTGTTCATAACAAATACAAGTTCTCAAAGTGCATACAAAGCTTACTTGAATCAATTCCAACGAGATTTCACAATGTGTCTAAGGTTACGTTCTGAAGAAATTGTCTCTAATGGACGAATGGTTCTTACCTTCCTCGGTAGAAACACTCTTAACAATGATCCATTGTATAGAGATTGTTGTCACGTTTATTCACTGCTATCAGAGTCTCTCCATGACCTAGTCTTCGAG GGCCTAGTGAGTAAATCAAAACTGGATGCATTCAACATGCCGTTTTATGATCCGAACGAGCAAGAACTCAAAGAAGTGATACGAAACGAAGGTTCTTTTGAAATCAATGATTTAAAGACACATGGATTCGATCTTGGTCATAGTAACGAAGAAGGACATCGTAACTATGAAGTAGCAGGATACAATGAAGCCAAAACTATAAGAGCCGTTACTGAATCAATGCTCGTTGCTCATTTTGGAGAAGATATTATCGATATCTTGTTTGATAAGTATGCTCGCCATGTGACACAACACTCGAGCTGCACAAACAAAACGAGTGTCACTCTTGTCGTCGCGTTGACTAAAAAATAA
- the LOC108860654 gene encoding salicylate/benzoate carboxyl methyltransferase-like, with product MDSRFNETVPSLRYIDEKSDDEYAFVKSLRMTGGDGANSYSVNSRVQRRGILMAIPVLVKNTEEMMTGLNFPKYIKVAELGCSSGQNTFLGISEIINTINVLCQQSNQNPPEIDCCLNDLPENDFNTTFRFVPFFNKELMITNQASYLVYGAPGSFYSRLFSRNSLHLIHSSYALHWLSKVPEKLENDNVFITNTSSQSAYKAYLNQFQRDFTMFLRLRSEEVVSNGRMVLTFIGRNTLNNDPLYRDCCHLWSLLSKSLHDLVFEGLVSKSKLDAFNMPFYDPNEQELKEVIRNEGSFEINALETHGFDLGHCNDEEDHNYETDGYNEAKSVRAVTESMLVAHFGEDINIDILFDKYARHVTQHSSCRNKTSVTLVLALTKK from the exons ATGGATTCAAGATTCAACGAAACCGTTCCTTCCCTGAG GTATATTGATGAAAAGAGTGATGATGAATATGCATTTGTGAAATCTTTACGTATGACTGGTGGAGATGGAGCCAACAGTTACTCCGTCAATTCTCGTGTTCAG AGAAGAGGTATATTAATGGCAATACCAGTCTTGGTTAAAAACACAGAAGAAATGATGACGGGTTTAAACTTtcctaaatatattaaagttgCTGAACTGGGTTGTTCTTCCGGACAAAACACGTTTTTGGGTATCTCTGAAATCATCAACACCATCAATGTATTGTGCCAACAATCAAACCAAAACCCTCCAGAAATAGATTGTTGTCTGAATGATCTTCCAGAAAACGATTTCAACACAACGTTTAGGTTCGTACCATTCTTCAACAAGGAGCTCATGATCACAAACCAAGCATCATACTTGGTCTATGGAGCACCAGGTTCTTTCTACTCTAGGCTCTTCTCTCGCAACAGCCTCCACCTTATACACTCCTCGTACGCTCTCCACTGGCTCTCTAAG GTTCCAGAAAAACTCGAGAATGATAATGTGTTCATAACAAATACAAGTTCTCAAAGTGCATACAAAGCTTACTTGAATCAATTCCAACGAGATTTCACAATGTTTCTAAGGTTACGTTCTGAAGAAGTTGTCTCTAATGGACGAATGGTTCTTACCTTCATCGGTAGAAACACTCTTAACAATGATCCATTGTATAGAGATTGTTGTCACCTTTGGTCACTGCTATCAAAGTCTCTACATGACCTAGTCTTCGAG GGCCTAGTGAGTAAATCAAAACTGGATGCATTCAACATGCCATTTTATGATCCGAACGAGCAAGAACTCAAAGAAGTGATACGAAACGAAGGTTCTTTTGAAATCAATGCCTTAGAGACACATGGATTCGATCTTGGTCACTGTAACGACGAAGAAGATCATAACTATGAAACAGATGGATATAATGAAGCCAAATCTGTAAGAGCGGTTACTGAATCAATGCTCGTTGCTCATTTTGGAGAAGATATTAATATCGATATCTTGTTTGACAAGTATGCTCGCCATGTGACACAACACTCGAGCTGCAGAAACAAAACGAGTGTCACTCTTGTCCTCGCGTTGACTAAAAAGTAA